From a single Vicia villosa cultivar HV-30 ecotype Madison, WI unplaced genomic scaffold, Vvil1.0 ctg.000696F_1_1, whole genome shotgun sequence genomic region:
- the LOC131630560 gene encoding transcription factor DICHOTOMA-like, with protein sequence MFPSTYCSLGSYPSYNPNSSSSSSSHSYPPFTYLTPDQQNASSNNNTNNINTFLHDPTISIPYTQTSHHHHHVPMNPETLTNWAIADYAAMLKQDLTGSSSHYNFSNLLAKKPVKKPAKKDRHSKIHTSQGLRDRRVRLSIEIARKFFDLQDMLGFDKASNTLEWLFNKSKEAIEELTRSKNNIASGEDGVDDHSFSSSSSDGEEGEARKMKRAQKESSKMKDSREKARARARERTSEMKIQDLKEKYPETEHNQQQILHQLMPNDEENSKLVQRDDIFNFIEESIVIKRKLKKSSSHHHHQQNTNLMPKEACFDHNDSPMLTQNWDNNNNNNNAAGNGRSNFSAISRMNLSSGLQIFGKSWEECNNSQNRY encoded by the exons ATGTTTCCTTCTACTTATTGCTCTTTAGGTTCTTACCCTAGTTATAATcctaattcatcttcttcttcatcttcacatTCATACCCTCCTTTTACTTACCTTACCCCTGATCAACAAAATGCTTCTTCAAACAACAATACAAACAACATCAACACTTTTCTTCATGATCCAACTATTTCTATTCCATACACACAAACttcacatcatcatcatcatgttccaATGAATCCTGAAACTCTAACAAATTGGGCTATTGCTGATTATGCTGCAATGTTGAAACAAGATCTAACTGGTTCTTCTTCTCATTACAACTTCTCGAATTTGCTTGCCAAGAAGCCGGTGAAGAAACCGGCGAAGAAAGACCGGCACAGCAAGATTCATACATCTCAAGGTTTGAGAGACAGAAGGGTGAGACTCTCGATCGAGATAGCGCGGAAGTTCTTCGATCTTCAAGACATGTTAGGGTTTGACAAAGCTAGCAACACACTGGAGTGGCTTTTCAAcaaatcaaaagaagcaattgaaGAGTTAACTAGAAGCAAAAACAATATAGCTTCTGGTGAGGATGGTGTTGATGATCATAGCTTCTCTTCTTCTTCGTCCGACGGAGAAGAAGGCGAAGCGAGAAAAATGAAAAGGGCACAGAAGGAATCTTCAAAGATGAAAGACTCAAGAGAAAAAGCAAGAGCAagagcaagagaaagaacaagtgAAATGAAGATTCAAGATTTGAAGGAAAAGTACCCAGAAACTGAGCATAATCAACAACAAATTCTTCATCAATTGATGCCGAACGACGAGGAAAATTCGAAACTAGTTCAAAGAGATGATATCTTTAACTTCATAGAGGAATCAATTGTGATtaagagaaagttgaagaaatcttcttcacatcatcatcatcaacaaaacACTAATTTGATGCCTAAGGAAGCATGTTTTGATCACAATGACTCTCCAATGTTAACACAAAATtgggataataataataataacaacaatgctGCTGGAAATGGAAGATCAAACTTTTCTGCAATATCAAGAATGAATCTATCATCAG GGCTTCAAATCTTTGGAAAATCATGGGAAGAATGCAATAACAGTCAAAATAGATATTAG